A stretch of the Ochrobactrum sp. BTU1 genome encodes the following:
- a CDS encoding ISNCY family transposase produces the protein MSCLITMSQKELNRLKTVQQIRDNQLRVVEAAALLGLSRSQIHRMLQAFDRLGAAGLVSGKRGRPSNRRYGEDFRNDILDIVRTYYRDFGPTLACEKLIERHRLSVSKETLRQWMTAAGLWTSRRERKRQLHQPRGRRDCFGELIQIDGSHHWWFEERGPKCALLVYIDDATGKLLHLRFAGSENTFDYFHATKAYLQQWGKPLAFYSDKHGVFRSLHPSKQDRTSGLTQFGRALYELNIDIICANTPQAKGRVERANRTLQDRLVKELRLRGIDTIEAANAYAPEYIADFNARFGKEPRNPKDMHRPLAAHENIDGALCRKEVRTLSQTLTLRYDKVLFILEPTEVAKRLARQKVIVCDYPDGRLEIMHGTDTLPYTTFDKLRSIHRSPVVENKRLDDMLLIVAEMQAGREQQRSKSGPRRTGQANHMFGIPDGSVGNGYQKRERKSRTAYMNDPAVIARREQALLRQPAPE, from the coding sequence ATGTCTTGTTTGATCACGATGTCGCAGAAAGAACTCAACCGGCTGAAGACTGTTCAGCAAATCAGAGATAATCAGCTTCGTGTGGTGGAGGCAGCGGCGCTGCTTGGCCTCAGTCGTAGTCAGATTCATCGGATGTTACAGGCATTTGATCGGCTTGGTGCAGCGGGCCTTGTTTCGGGCAAGCGCGGTCGTCCGAGCAATCGCCGTTATGGCGAGGATTTCCGGAATGATATTCTGGATATTGTACGGACGTATTATCGGGACTTTGGGCCGACACTGGCCTGTGAGAAGCTGATTGAACGCCATCGGCTTTCAGTCAGCAAGGAGACGCTGCGGCAATGGATGACAGCAGCGGGATTGTGGACATCACGTCGCGAACGCAAGCGGCAACTGCATCAACCGCGCGGCCGGCGTGATTGCTTTGGTGAACTGATACAGATCGACGGCTCGCATCATTGGTGGTTCGAGGAGCGGGGTCCCAAATGCGCCCTCCTCGTTTATATCGACGATGCCACTGGCAAGCTCCTGCATTTGCGTTTTGCGGGCTCAGAGAACACGTTTGATTATTTTCATGCGACGAAGGCATATCTCCAGCAATGGGGCAAACCACTAGCTTTCTATAGCGACAAACACGGCGTTTTTCGTTCGCTTCATCCGTCGAAGCAAGATCGAACAAGCGGCCTGACACAGTTTGGTCGGGCACTTTATGAGCTCAACATCGACATTATCTGTGCCAATACTCCACAGGCCAAAGGCCGTGTTGAGCGGGCAAACAGGACTTTGCAGGATCGTCTGGTTAAGGAATTGCGGCTGCGCGGCATCGATACGATCGAAGCAGCCAATGCATATGCGCCGGAATATATTGCAGATTTCAATGCCCGTTTTGGCAAGGAGCCACGCAATCCCAAGGACATGCATCGACCGCTGGCAGCGCATGAGAATATTGATGGTGCGCTGTGCCGGAAGGAAGTGCGAACGCTGTCACAAACACTGACACTACGCTATGATAAAGTGCTGTTCATCCTGGAACCGACCGAAGTTGCAAAGCGGCTTGCGCGGCAGAAGGTCATTGTCTGCGACTATCCCGACGGACGTCTGGAGATCATGCACGGTACGGACACCCTGCCCTATACAACATTCGACAAGCTTCGTTCCATTCATCGCTCACCTGTTGTCGAGAACAAACGGCTGGATGACATGCTGTTGATCGTCGCTGAGATGCAGGCGGGACGGGAGCAGCAACGCAGCAAAAGCGGTCCGCGTCGTACTGGTCAGGCCAACCATATGTTTGGTATACCTGACGGCAGTGTCGGGAATGGCTATCAGAAGCGAGAGCGTAAATCGCGCACAGCTTACATGAACGACCCTGCCGTCATTGCCCGGCGAGAACAAGCTTTATTGAGACAGCCAGCGCCGGAATAA
- a CDS encoding flavin reductase family protein, protein MFYKPEDGHGLPHNPFKAIVAPRPIGWIGTRSASGSVNLAPYSFFNAICDTPPMVMFSSSGVKDSVTFIEETGEFTASLVSDHLKEKMNASSVNAPRSVSEFEYAGLGIAHSKVIAAPYVKEAYAALECVAVETKRLQDKEGRPTDNYMVIGEVVGVHIDESVLTDGLFDIRKAKPVTRLGYMDYATTEYVYQMFRPKWEG, encoded by the coding sequence ATGTTTTATAAGCCAGAAGATGGTCACGGACTGCCCCACAATCCGTTCAAGGCAATTGTCGCTCCGCGTCCGATTGGCTGGATCGGTACGCGTTCGGCATCAGGAAGCGTCAATCTGGCTCCGTACTCGTTTTTCAATGCCATCTGTGATACGCCACCTATGGTGATGTTTTCGTCTTCAGGTGTGAAAGACAGCGTGACATTCATCGAGGAAACGGGCGAGTTTACCGCCAGTCTGGTGAGTGACCATCTGAAAGAGAAGATGAATGCTTCTTCGGTCAATGCGCCACGCAGTGTGAGCGAGTTTGAATATGCAGGCCTTGGTATTGCCCACAGCAAGGTCATTGCAGCGCCATATGTGAAAGAAGCCTATGCAGCACTCGAATGCGTCGCAGTCGAGACCAAACGTCTACAGGACAAAGAGGGCAGGCCGACTGACAATTATATGGTCATCGGTGAAGTTGTCGGCGTTCACATTGATGAAAGCGTGCTGACTGATGGACTGTTTGACATAAGAAAAGCCAAGCCCGTCACACGGCTTGGCTATATGGATTATGCGACGACCGAGTACGTCTATCAAATGTTCCGACCGAAGTGGGAAGGTTAG
- a CDS encoding acetyl-CoA hydrolase/transferase family protein has protein sequence MLEARIRNTSLRDKIITAEEAAGLIKDGMIVGMSGFTRAGDAKAVPLAMAARAADDPFQITLITGASLGHDVDKLLTEAHVLARRMPFQVDRTLRAAINRGEVMFIDQHLSETVEQLRSNQIGPIDYAVVEALAITENGGIIPTTSIGNSASFAILAEKVIVEVNLNQPLALEGLHDIYIPTKRPSRDPIPVTACDSRVGLPYIPIPPEKIAGIVITHENDSASTVEPADGETVAIASHLIKFLLNEVEAGRLDLTLNPLQAGIGTIANAVLNGFAESPFHNLRMYSEVLQDSTFDLFDAGKLDYASGSSITLSPTCGERVFNNIDRYRDKLILRPQEISNHPEVIRRLGIIGINTALEFDIYGNVNSTHVDGTHMMNGIGGSGDFARNAYISIFVSKSEAKNGAISSIVPMVTHVDHTEHDVDILVTEQGLADLRGLAPRERASLIINNCAHPDYRDQLNDYFGRACERGGHTPHLLEEAFSWHSRRKQTGSMLK, from the coding sequence ATGTTGGAAGCACGTATCAGGAACACGTCTCTGCGTGATAAGATCATCACTGCAGAAGAAGCAGCAGGCCTGATCAAAGATGGCATGATTGTCGGCATGAGTGGATTTACCCGCGCTGGCGATGCGAAAGCTGTCCCACTCGCAATGGCTGCACGCGCTGCCGATGATCCATTTCAGATTACGCTGATTACCGGTGCCTCCCTTGGCCATGATGTCGATAAGCTGCTGACTGAAGCGCATGTTCTGGCGCGCCGTATGCCTTTTCAGGTGGATCGCACATTGCGTGCAGCGATCAACCGCGGCGAAGTCATGTTCATTGATCAACACCTGTCCGAGACTGTCGAACAGCTGCGCTCCAACCAGATCGGCCCTATCGATTATGCTGTGGTCGAAGCGCTGGCCATCACAGAGAATGGCGGCATTATCCCGACAACGTCGATTGGAAATTCAGCGAGCTTCGCAATTCTGGCCGAGAAGGTCATTGTCGAGGTCAACCTGAACCAGCCATTGGCGCTGGAAGGGCTTCACGACATCTATATTCCAACCAAGCGCCCTTCCCGTGATCCAATCCCGGTGACGGCTTGCGACAGCCGTGTCGGCCTGCCCTATATTCCGATTCCACCTGAAAAAATCGCCGGCATTGTTATTACGCATGAGAACGACAGCGCCTCAACGGTCGAACCTGCTGATGGCGAAACCGTTGCGATTGCGTCGCACCTTATCAAGTTCCTGTTGAATGAGGTCGAGGCTGGTCGTCTCGATCTGACGCTTAACCCGCTGCAAGCTGGTATTGGCACTATTGCAAATGCAGTTCTGAACGGTTTTGCCGAAAGCCCGTTCCATAATCTTCGCATGTATAGCGAAGTGCTGCAGGACAGCACCTTCGATCTGTTCGATGCGGGCAAGCTTGATTATGCATCCGGCTCGTCTATCACACTCAGTCCTACCTGCGGCGAGCGCGTTTTCAACAATATCGACCGCTATCGTGACAAGCTGATCCTGCGTCCGCAGGAGATCAGCAATCATCCGGAGGTCATTCGTCGTCTGGGCATTATTGGCATCAATACCGCCCTTGAGTTCGACATTTACGGCAACGTGAATTCGACCCATGTCGATGGCACCCATATGATGAACGGTATTGGCGGTTCCGGTGATTTTGCGCGCAACGCCTATATCTCGATCTTCGTGAGCAAGTCCGAAGCCAAAAACGGTGCCATATCGTCAATCGTGCCGATGGTGACGCATGTTGATCATACTGAGCACGATGTTGATATTCTGGTCACTGAACAAGGCCTCGCCGATTTGCGCGGCCTTGCGCCGCGTGAGCGCGCAAGCCTGATTATCAACAATTGTGCGCATCCGGATTACCGGGATCAGTTGAATGACTATTTTGGACGTGCCTGTGAGCGCGGAGGTCACACCCCGCACCTGCTGGAAGAAGCATTCAGCTGGCATAGCCGCCGCAAACAGACAGGCTCGATGCTGAAATAG
- the galE gene encoding UDP-glucose 4-epimerase GalE: MTILVTGGAGYIGSHTCVQLIEAGHDVVVVDNFDNSNPEALHRVEKITGRAPIREPGDIRDRTLLEQIITRHKCTAVIHFAGLKAVGESSEKPLHYYDCNVLGTLRLLQAMETTGVKTLVFSSSATVYGDPEKLPITEDQPLSATNPYGRTKLVIEDMLRDLYNSDNSWKIAILRYFNPVGAHESGLIGEDPKGIPNNLMPIIAQVATGRREKLNIWGNDYDTPDGTGVRDYIHVVDLAAGHLKALKKLDEPKCFSVNLGTGQGYSVLDVVKAFEHVSNREIKYEIAPRRPGDIAECYADPAFARDFLGWTAEKDLREMCQDMWNWQSKNPNGYE; this comes from the coding sequence ATGACGATTCTTGTAACTGGTGGTGCCGGATATATCGGTTCTCATACATGCGTACAGCTGATTGAGGCTGGCCACGACGTGGTTGTGGTCGATAATTTTGATAATAGTAATCCGGAAGCTCTCCATCGTGTGGAAAAGATCACGGGGCGTGCGCCAATTCGCGAACCTGGTGATATTCGCGACCGTACCCTGCTGGAACAGATCATTACACGTCACAAATGCACGGCTGTTATTCATTTTGCCGGGCTGAAAGCCGTAGGTGAGTCGAGCGAAAAGCCGCTGCATTACTATGATTGCAATGTGCTAGGTACGCTACGCTTGTTGCAGGCGATGGAAACTACAGGCGTCAAAACGCTGGTTTTCAGCTCTTCGGCCACGGTTTATGGCGATCCGGAAAAACTCCCCATCACCGAAGACCAGCCACTGTCCGCAACAAATCCCTATGGCCGCACGAAGCTCGTCATCGAAGATATGCTGCGCGATCTCTATAACAGCGATAACAGCTGGAAAATTGCGATCCTGCGCTATTTCAATCCAGTTGGCGCACATGAAAGCGGTCTGATTGGGGAAGATCCAAAGGGTATCCCAAACAATCTGATGCCAATCATCGCGCAGGTTGCGACGGGCCGTCGCGAGAAGCTCAACATCTGGGGCAATGATTATGATACGCCGGATGGCACAGGTGTCCGCGATTATATCCATGTTGTCGATCTTGCTGCAGGGCATTTGAAAGCGCTTAAAAAGCTTGATGAACCGAAGTGCTTTTCAGTCAACCTGGGTACAGGGCAGGGCTACAGCGTTCTTGATGTGGTCAAGGCTTTCGAGCATGTGTCAAACCGTGAGATCAAATACGAGATCGCGCCGCGCCGCCCAGGTGATATTGCCGAATGCTATGCCGATCCTGCTTTCGCGCGTGATTTTCTGGGCTGGACCGCTGAAAAAGACCTTCGTGAAATGTGTCAGGACATGTGGAACTGGCAGTCTAAAAATCCAAACGGATATGAATAA
- the mazG gene encoding nucleoside triphosphate pyrophosphohydrolase — protein sequence MEPSRNIDRLLEIMVALRDPETGCPWDVEQTSKSIAPYTLEEVYEVLDAIERDDVDDLREELGDLLLQVVFHARMSEEQGKFGFGDVVEAITHKMIRRHPHVFGDTEARSAGMAKGSWNRIKAEEKAERAERRAKLGLETVEKTRYLDDIPNAFPALLRALKLQQKAAKVGFDWSEAAPILDKIAEETAELKEAMAAEDKANIAEEYGDLLFAMVNLGRHLEIDAETALIAANDKFKRRFDFIEKSLKDTGSSLEAAELDEMEHIWIEAKKKGL from the coding sequence ATGGAACCCTCCCGCAATATCGACCGTCTTCTCGAAATCATGGTCGCTCTGCGCGATCCGGAAACCGGCTGCCCATGGGATGTCGAGCAGACCTCAAAATCCATCGCACCTTATACGCTTGAAGAAGTCTATGAGGTTCTGGATGCCATTGAACGTGACGATGTGGATGATCTGCGCGAAGAGCTTGGCGATCTGTTGCTACAAGTCGTATTTCACGCACGCATGTCGGAAGAACAGGGAAAGTTCGGTTTCGGTGATGTCGTGGAAGCCATCACGCACAAAATGATCCGCCGTCATCCGCATGTCTTTGGCGATACTGAGGCCAGAAGCGCTGGCATGGCGAAGGGCTCCTGGAATCGGATCAAGGCGGAAGAGAAGGCTGAGCGTGCAGAGCGCCGTGCTAAACTTGGTTTGGAAACTGTTGAGAAAACACGTTATCTCGATGATATTCCAAATGCCTTCCCTGCCCTTCTACGCGCGCTGAAACTCCAGCAGAAAGCCGCCAAGGTGGGGTTCGACTGGTCGGAAGCAGCGCCGATTCTCGACAAGATCGCTGAAGAAACTGCCGAGCTCAAAGAAGCAATGGCCGCTGAAGACAAAGCTAATATCGCCGAAGAATACGGTGATCTGCTTTTCGCGATGGTCAATCTCGGTCGACATCTGGAAATAGATGCCGAAACAGCCCTGATCGCGGCGAATGACAAATTCAAGCGCCGCTTTGATTTCATTGAGAAATCCTTGAAGGATACAGGCAGCAGTCTTGAGGCAGCAGAACTCGACGAGATGGAACATATCTGGATCGAAGCAAAGAAAAAGGGGCTGTAA
- a CDS encoding bile acid:sodium symporter — translation MRFLPDKFTCMLIATILLASFLPVQGDFAEWFGIATKIAVGLLFFLHGARLSREAVVAGVTHWRLHLAVVCSTFVLFPILGLAAGWTIPGLAQSPFYLGILYLCVLPSTVQSSIAFTSMAGGNVSAAIVSASASNIFGMFLTPLLVGLLFAVKGGGGISVDALESILLQLLAPFVLGQILQPWIGNFMRRHNKSLGFVDRGSILMVVYLAFSEAIVEGLWHTVSWNDLGVMIGVNILLLVIVMLATWYGSKALGFNHADRITIMFCGSKKSLASGAPMASAIFAGANVGSVVLPLMLFHQIQLMACAVIARKLADHKPAANTATAAAE, via the coding sequence ATGCGTTTTCTGCCCGATAAGTTCACTTGCATGTTGATTGCAACCATCTTGCTTGCGTCATTCCTTCCGGTGCAAGGCGATTTCGCTGAATGGTTCGGGATTGCGACGAAGATCGCTGTGGGGCTTCTGTTCTTCCTGCATGGCGCTCGTTTGTCGCGTGAAGCGGTTGTTGCGGGCGTTACGCACTGGCGACTGCATTTGGCGGTCGTATGCTCGACATTTGTCCTGTTCCCGATTTTGGGACTGGCCGCAGGCTGGACAATTCCGGGACTGGCACAATCGCCGTTCTATCTCGGCATTCTCTATCTCTGCGTTCTGCCTTCTACGGTTCAATCGTCAATCGCCTTTACCTCGATGGCAGGCGGTAATGTTTCCGCTGCCATTGTTTCGGCCTCTGCATCCAACATTTTCGGTATGTTCCTGACGCCATTGCTTGTCGGCCTGCTTTTCGCAGTGAAAGGTGGCGGCGGTATTTCTGTCGATGCGCTTGAATCTATTCTGCTTCAATTGCTTGCACCGTTTGTTCTTGGGCAAATTTTGCAGCCATGGATCGGCAATTTCATGCGTCGTCACAACAAATCGCTCGGATTTGTCGATCGGGGCTCGATCCTGATGGTTGTCTATCTGGCGTTCAGTGAAGCGATCGTCGAAGGTCTGTGGCATACAGTTTCCTGGAACGATCTCGGTGTAATGATCGGCGTGAATATTCTGCTTCTGGTGATTGTCATGTTGGCGACCTGGTATGGCAGCAAGGCGCTGGGCTTTAATCACGCCGACCGTATCACGATCATGTTCTGTGGCTCCAAGAAGAGCCTTGCCAGCGGTGCGCCGATGGCCAGTGCTATATTTGCAGGCGCAAATGTCGGTAGCGTGGTGTTGCCGCTGATGCTTTTCCACCAAATCCAGCTGATGGCTTGCGCAGTGATTGCGCGTAAACTTGCCGATCATAAGCCTGCTGCAAATACGGCGACTGCAGCAGCTGAATAG
- a CDS encoding VOC family protein has product MNDIANQNVGFGRIAAMIPVKDMARAYHFYGEILGFEKVFENGNPVGFMILRNEKGELHLSLQKDHKAANFNIAHMLVDNVDALHNICKQNGMRIIKGLQDKDYGLRAFVFEDPDGNRIDVGQKI; this is encoded by the coding sequence ATGAACGATATCGCTAATCAGAATGTCGGTTTCGGACGAATTGCGGCTATGATTCCTGTCAAAGACATGGCCCGAGCCTATCATTTTTACGGTGAAATTCTTGGTTTCGAAAAAGTCTTCGAAAACGGAAATCCTGTTGGCTTTATGATCCTCCGAAATGAGAAAGGTGAACTGCATCTTTCACTGCAGAAAGATCACAAAGCTGCAAACTTCAACATTGCACATATGCTGGTCGATAATGTTGATGCTCTGCACAACATCTGCAAACAGAACGGTATGCGGATCATAAAAGGCTTGCAGGACAAGGATTACGGCTTGCGGGCTTTTGTGTTTGAAGATCCGGACGGTAATCGTATCGATGTCGGGCAGAAGATCTAA
- a CDS encoding GGDEF domain-containing protein, which translates to MKAALWKAALITLSVVLFSVGSSLAVGFFSGSMPGVIAISLSAAIPLATAFPSLLYIFLQHSKLGEAYTQLEKAHSELQARSRVDHMTGLLNREALFDAMKISRSRIESGTLLVIDADHFKAINDTFGHSVGDRALKLIAFALQNVTRKGDLVGRIGGEEFCVFLPGATGETGIRVAQRIRAEVENTPFHATEYQVYPLTISIGVASAPKNETNSQVLSRADRCLYMAKQRGRNCVVFDEESGRITSASVVSITNGREVARG; encoded by the coding sequence ATGAAGGCAGCTTTATGGAAGGCAGCGTTGATAACGTTGTCTGTTGTGCTGTTTTCCGTTGGCTCCAGTTTAGCCGTCGGATTCTTTTCCGGATCGATGCCGGGCGTTATTGCTATCAGCCTTAGCGCCGCTATCCCATTGGCCACGGCCTTCCCTTCACTTCTCTATATTTTTCTGCAGCATAGCAAACTTGGTGAAGCCTATACGCAGCTTGAAAAAGCGCATAGTGAGCTGCAGGCGCGCTCGCGCGTCGATCACATGACCGGGCTGCTCAACCGCGAAGCATTGTTTGATGCGATGAAGATCAGCCGTTCACGTATTGAAAGCGGGACGCTTCTCGTTATTGATGCCGATCACTTCAAAGCGATCAATGATACGTTTGGGCATAGCGTTGGTGATCGCGCACTCAAGCTGATTGCTTTTGCACTGCAGAATGTGACGCGTAAAGGCGATCTCGTAGGGCGTATTGGCGGCGAAGAATTCTGCGTTTTTCTTCCGGGTGCAACGGGGGAAACCGGTATTCGTGTCGCACAGAGAATACGCGCGGAAGTAGAGAACACACCATTCCACGCTACTGAATATCAGGTATATCCACTGACGATCAGTATCGGTGTGGCGTCTGCACCGAAGAATGAAACCAACTCGCAGGTGTTAAGCCGCGCTGATCGTTGCCTTTATATGGCCAAGCAGCGCGGTCGAAATTGCGTCGTCTTTGATGAAGAAAGCGGTCGTATTACGAGTGCGTCCGTCGTTTCGATCACCAACGGACGCGAAGTCGCGCGCGGATAA
- a CDS encoding class I SAM-dependent methyltransferase: MSKQNGKSGTTDSFDQEALAEAYNHALALEKAGDLDAAEKAYQAVLKLDPEDHCGAAVRLASMGRGNVPPKAPDAYVATLFDQHAEMFDTILVDQLGYDVPLQLREMLLEMDEEFQAERMLDLGCGTGLSADALDDMADHKTGVDISENMIEVSYEKGDYDALFVGEAVRFLETTEEDNWDLIVATDVLPYMGGLDQFFSGVANHLQAGGYFGFSSETQPDERFAGRDFMVGDYQRFAHAQSYVRALLSAHGMECIRCEDIVVRSEQGSPVPGHLYIAQRR; encoded by the coding sequence ATGTCCAAGCAGAACGGCAAATCCGGCACGACGGATTCATTTGATCAGGAGGCTTTGGCCGAGGCTTACAACCATGCGCTTGCGCTGGAAAAAGCCGGTGATCTGGATGCTGCTGAAAAGGCATATCAGGCCGTTCTAAAACTCGACCCGGAAGATCATTGTGGCGCTGCGGTGCGCCTTGCCAGCATGGGGCGCGGAAACGTGCCGCCAAAAGCGCCAGACGCTTATGTTGCAACGCTGTTTGATCAACACGCCGAGATGTTTGACACGATCCTTGTCGATCAGCTTGGTTACGATGTGCCATTGCAGCTGCGCGAAATGCTTCTTGAAATGGACGAAGAGTTTCAGGCTGAGCGTATGCTTGATCTTGGCTGCGGTACTGGCCTTTCTGCCGATGCGCTGGATGACATGGCAGACCACAAAACCGGCGTCGACATTTCTGAAAACATGATCGAAGTGTCGTATGAAAAAGGCGATTACGACGCGCTGTTCGTTGGAGAAGCTGTTCGCTTTCTTGAGACCACTGAAGAAGACAATTGGGATCTGATCGTCGCGACCGACGTGCTGCCTTATATGGGCGGGCTGGATCAGTTCTTTTCAGGCGTAGCAAATCATCTGCAAGCCGGAGGCTATTTCGGCTTCTCCAGTGAAACGCAGCCTGACGAGCGTTTTGCCGGACGTGATTTCATGGTGGGTGATTATCAGCGCTTTGCTCATGCACAATCCTATGTGCGTGCGCTTTTATCTGCGCATGGCATGGAATGCATACGCTGTGAGGATATCGTCGTTCGTAGCGAGCAAGGTTCGCCAGTTCCGGGACATTTATATATCGCTCAGCGCCGATAA